A window of Peromyscus eremicus chromosome 7, PerEre_H2_v1, whole genome shotgun sequence contains these coding sequences:
- the LOC131914709 gene encoding large ribosomal subunit protein mL45-like: protein MAAPMARGLSCLSRAVGWWSRQPILVTQFPAVVPVKTKSRFRPTPREPKYKSEKEFLEHARKAGLVIPPEKLDRPIHRACTAGIFDPCVPPEGDGRVSSLSKEGLTQRTERLKKSATSLLAIRRIRGFDANFKIKDFPEKAKDIFTEAHLCLNNSDHERLHTLVTEHCFPDMVWDLRYKTVRWSFVESLEPAQVVHVRSAGLMKQSDMYGQVTVRLHTRQTLAIYDRFGRLMYGQDVPKDVLEYVVFEKHLVNPYGSWRMHAKIVPTWAPPKQPILKTLMIPGPQLNPWEESEETQGEAHKPQLA from the coding sequence ATGGCAGCCCCCATGGCTCGGGGCTTGTCCTGCTTATCCAGGGCTGTGGGATGGTGGTCTCGGCAGCCCATTCTGGTGACTCAGTTCCCAGCTGTAGTTCCAGTAAAAACCAAAAGCCGATTCAGACCCACTCCTCGTGAACCCAAGTACAAATCAGAGAAGGAGTTTTTGGAACATGCCAGGAAAGCAGGATTGGTTATTCCTCCAGAAAAGTTGGACCGTCCTATACATCGAGCCTGTACAGCTGGTATATTTGATCCCTGTGTTCCACCTGAAGGTGATGGCCGAGTGTCATCCCTTTCCAAGGAAGGACTGACACAGAGAACAGAGCGATTAAAAAAGAGTGCGACGTCACTGTTGGCAATTCGAAGGATAAGAGGATTTGatgctaattttaaaatcaaagactTCCCTGAAAAAGCTAAGGATATTTTCACTGAAGCCCACCTTTGTCTGAACAACTCAGACCATGAGCGGCTTCATACCTTGGTAACTGAACACTGTTTTCCGGACATGGTCTGGGACCTCAGGTACAAGACCGTCCGCTGGAGCTTCGTGGAATCTTTAGAGCCAGCCCAAGTGGTTCACGTTCGCTCTGCAGGCCTGATGAAGCAGAGCGACATGTATGGCCAGGTCACCGTCCGCCTGCACACTCGGCAGACTTTGGCCATCTATGATCGGTTTGGCCGGCTGATGTATGGACAAGATGTCCCCAAGGATGTCCTGGAGTATGTGGTGTTTGAAAAACACTTGGTGAACCCATATGGAAGCTGGAGAATGCATGCCAAGATTGTGCCCACATGGGCACCCCCTAAGCAGCCCATCCTCAAGACACTGATGATTCCTGGTCCTCAGCTGAACCCATGGGAGGAGTCCGAAGAGACACAGGGCGAGGCCCATAAGCCTCAGCTTGCCTAA